Proteins encoded by one window of Bacteroidota bacterium:
- a CDS encoding peptide MFS transporter — protein MSDESRAAAGIAPSEKTFLGHPRGLATLFATEMWERFSYYGMRALLILYMTADATKGGLQFDVPTAGSIYGMYTAMVYMTGLPGGWIADRFLGQRKAVLFGGIIIALGHFSMAFHGNWFFFQGLVLIVLGTGLLKPNISTMVGALYSETDSRRDAGFSIFYVGINLGALISPIVCGYLGQKVDWHYGFAAAGIGMTLGLIQYVRGGKYLGQAGLHPPGSHQTENHARHKLQFMKAAGGLIGVIALILVLNMSGVLNITVSGLSKTLGTVILLMPVLYFVWVFVKGEWTSVERKRIAVVAILFLFTVLFWSAFEQAGSTLNLFADRLTDNHFLGFAFPSSWLQSVNSLFLVIFAGVFAAIWVKLGKREPSSPAKFALGLFFVGLGYLILSWGAHLSGPEQARVSPMWLVAVYLCHTVGELCLSPVGLSTVTKLAPQRIAGQMMGIWFLTIALGNYIGGQVAGLFETMPLPTLFLTIFGTTGVAALILAFLVKPIRKLMGGVH, from the coding sequence ATGAGTGACGAAAGCCGGGCTGCCGCCGGGATCGCGCCGAGCGAAAAAACATTTCTCGGCCATCCCCGGGGACTCGCGACGCTCTTTGCCACCGAGATGTGGGAACGGTTCAGTTACTATGGCATGCGCGCTCTCCTCATCCTCTACATGACTGCGGATGCGACGAAGGGCGGTTTGCAGTTTGACGTTCCGACCGCCGGCTCGATCTACGGAATGTACACGGCGATGGTCTACATGACAGGCCTCCCCGGCGGATGGATTGCCGACAGGTTTCTCGGGCAACGAAAGGCGGTTCTCTTCGGCGGCATTATCATCGCCCTCGGCCATTTCAGCATGGCGTTTCACGGCAACTGGTTTTTCTTCCAGGGCCTCGTGCTCATCGTCCTCGGAACGGGACTTCTCAAACCGAATATCAGCACGATGGTGGGAGCGCTCTACTCCGAGACCGATTCCCGCCGTGATGCCGGATTCTCCATCTTCTATGTGGGCATAAATCTGGGCGCCCTGATCTCCCCCATCGTTTGCGGTTATCTGGGGCAAAAGGTCGACTGGCACTACGGGTTCGCTGCGGCGGGTATCGGGATGACGCTCGGGCTCATTCAGTATGTGCGGGGCGGGAAGTATCTCGGCCAGGCCGGATTGCATCCGCCGGGCAGCCATCAAACGGAGAACCACGCGCGGCACAAGCTACAATTCATGAAGGCGGCCGGGGGGTTGATTGGCGTGATCGCGCTGATTCTGGTTCTGAACATGTCCGGGGTCCTCAATATTACGGTATCCGGCCTGAGCAAGACATTGGGAACGGTCATACTCCTGATGCCGGTTCTATACTTCGTCTGGGTCTTCGTCAAGGGAGAGTGGACGAGCGTCGAACGGAAGCGTATTGCTGTCGTCGCGATTCTCTTTCTGTTCACCGTGCTCTTCTGGTCCGCATTTGAGCAGGCCGGTTCGACACTCAATCTCTTCGCGGACCGCCTGACGGACAATCACTTTTTAGGTTTCGCGTTCCCATCAAGCTGGTTGCAGTCGGTGAACTCGCTCTTCCTCGTTATCTTTGCGGGAGTCTTTGCCGCCATCTGGGTCAAGCTCGGCAAGCGGGAGCCTTCGAGCCCTGCAAAGTTTGCCCTCGGACTCTTTTTTGTCGGCCTCGGCTATCTCATTCTCTCATGGGGGGCTCACCTCTCCGGCCCGGAGCAGGCGCGCGTCAGCCCGATGTGGCTCGTGGCGGTCTACCTCTGTCACACGGTCGGGGAACTCTGCCTCAGTCCGGTCGGACTCAGTACCGTGACCAAGCTCGCGCCCCAGCGAATCGCGGGCCAGATGATGGGAATCTGGTTCCTCACGATTGCTCTGGGTAATTATATCGGCGGCCAGGTGGCCGGGCTCTTTGAAACGATGCCGCTGCCGACCCTCTTTCTCACGATTTTTGGAACGACCGGTGTGGCAGCGCTCATCCTCGCATTTCTTGTCAAGCCGATTCGGAAACTTATGGGCGGTGTCCATTAG
- a CDS encoding Nramp family divalent metal transporter, giving the protein MHFTPDKSSVSLSEVHRSVPVPSHFGVVRKMFAFAGPAYLVSVGYMDPGNWATDLEGGARFGYQLVWVLLMSNLMAILLQTLSARMGIVTGRDLAQSCRDRYPAPIAFALWVLCEIAIAACDLAEVLGTAIGLNLLFKVPLLYGVIITGFDTMLFLVIQNLGIRKMEAFILILITTIGICFSIEMFLSHPVWSEAAAGLVPRLSADSLFVAIGILGATVMPHNLYLHSALVQTRDVGQTPEGKRTACKYNLIDTAVALNAALFVNAAILMVSAAVFFKNGVVVTQIQQAHQLLTPLLGTTLASTLFAVALISSGQSSTLTGTLAGQIVMEGFLRFKIRPILRRLITRLIAIVPAVVVIGTRGEEGSYGLLILSQVILSLQLPFAVIPLIQMTSEKGRMGEFTNKTWVKILAWITAVIIVGLNTKLVFGAISDWIADAGPNAFWIWVTVVPIAIGCALLLVYLSVPESWRRKKAAPRAAAPVVLTEQKYSRIGVAVDYGAIDAKVLSHAQTLAHQHKAELFLFHIVEGVSGQLYGKDAYDDEARNDAEQLEGIAKQLEKAGIKSTPALGFGRVPEQLVRLAEEHHIDLLVMGGHRHRGLMDLILGATVSKVRHRLSIPVLVVQ; this is encoded by the coding sequence ATGCACTTCACCCCTGACAAATCGAGCGTTTCTCTCTCCGAGGTTCACCGGTCGGTTCCGGTCCCTTCCCACTTCGGAGTCGTCCGGAAGATGTTTGCGTTCGCGGGCCCGGCTTATCTGGTCAGCGTAGGGTATATGGACCCCGGCAACTGGGCCACAGACCTCGAGGGAGGAGCGAGGTTCGGATATCAGCTCGTCTGGGTGTTGCTGATGTCGAACCTGATGGCGATCCTCCTCCAGACGCTCTCCGCGAGGATGGGCATCGTAACGGGGCGGGATCTCGCCCAGTCGTGCCGCGACCGGTATCCCGCTCCGATCGCATTCGCGCTCTGGGTCTTATGCGAAATCGCGATCGCCGCCTGCGACCTCGCCGAGGTTCTCGGCACCGCGATCGGCCTGAACCTTCTCTTCAAGGTGCCCCTCCTCTACGGCGTGATTATCACCGGATTCGATACGATGTTGTTCCTCGTGATCCAGAATCTCGGCATCAGGAAGATGGAAGCCTTCATCCTGATCCTGATCACGACCATCGGCATCTGCTTTTCCATTGAGATGTTTCTTTCCCATCCCGTTTGGTCTGAGGCTGCGGCCGGCCTCGTGCCCCGCCTGAGCGCCGACAGCCTGTTTGTGGCGATCGGCATCCTCGGCGCCACGGTGATGCCGCACAATCTTTATCTTCACTCGGCCCTTGTTCAAACCCGCGATGTCGGTCAAACGCCCGAAGGCAAGCGGACCGCCTGCAAGTACAATCTCATCGATACCGCCGTTGCGCTTAATGCGGCGCTCTTTGTGAATGCCGCGATTTTGATGGTTTCGGCCGCGGTGTTCTTCAAGAACGGGGTCGTCGTCACCCAGATACAACAGGCGCATCAGCTTCTCACACCCTTGCTGGGAACAACCCTCGCGAGCACGCTCTTTGCGGTTGCCCTGATTTCATCCGGCCAGAGTTCGACGCTCACAGGCACGCTCGCCGGCCAGATCGTGATGGAAGGATTTCTCAGGTTTAAGATCCGGCCGATCCTGCGCCGCCTCATCACAAGGCTCATCGCGATCGTCCCGGCCGTCGTCGTGATCGGCACCCGCGGGGAGGAAGGATCGTACGGCCTGCTCATTCTGAGCCAGGTAATCCTCAGCCTTCAGCTCCCGTTTGCGGTCATACCCCTGATTCAGATGACGAGCGAAAAGGGGAGAATGGGCGAATTTACCAATAAGACCTGGGTTAAGATCCTCGCCTGGATCACGGCCGTCATCATCGTCGGCCTGAACACCAAACTTGTGTTCGGGGCGATTTCAGACTGGATTGCCGACGCGGGTCCGAATGCGTTCTGGATCTGGGTCACGGTGGTGCCGATTGCAATCGGATGTGCCCTGCTGCTCGTCTACCTTTCAGTTCCCGAGTCGTGGCGCAGGAAAAAGGCCGCGCCGCGCGCCGCGGCTCCTGTCGTGCTGACGGAGCAAAAGTACTCGCGGATCGGAGTCGCGGTCGATTACGGGGCGATCGACGCGAAGGTTCTCTCCCACGCGCAAACGCTCGCGCATCAGCACAAGGCGGAGCTCTTTCTCTTCCACATTGTGGAAGGAGTGAGCGGGCAGTTATACGGAAAGGATGCATATGACGATGAGGCGAGAAACGATGCGGAGCAACTTGAAGGAATCGCCAAACAACTTGAAAAGGCGGGTATCAAATCAACTCCCGCGCTGGGGTTCGGGCGGGTGCCGGAGCAACTTGTCCGGCTTGCGGAGGAACACCATATAGATTTGCTCGTCATGGGAGGCCACCGCCACCGCGGGCTGATGGATCTTATCCTCGGTGCGACGGTTTCGAAAGTCAGACACCGCTTGTCGATCCCCGTGCTGGTGGTGCAGTAA
- a CDS encoding T9SS type A sorting domain-containing protein, giving the protein MSKIRDFFPKPPAGFFNKDNTSRQHLLPPMKTGLPANLPAHRERVQSLTNAARIFLSQQWTDTVWTNIGRDSADYDADGNETAHLHQVWNDSGSVWVNDQRTSTVWVNGLPVSYVLQTWSGSAWINSSDILYTYDLQGHRTGYSTQNWGDSVWVNVDQELFTFDVNGHQTSHTYQHWSDSAWANLSLLLFTYDANGNQLTATGQTWNGSAWVNIVLFSSTYDPNGHVTNNLTQSWNGTAWVNQFQEFISYGANGLPVDDSSQTWNGTGWVGEDHLIFTYDLSGHMITRVIQVFFFNKWTNDSKDSVTYDGSGHEINVLSQVWSIDSIWENYTQETYTYDAFGNLTSEFPQTWNGSAWVNSALFTYTFDSIGRSTGILFQTWNGSGWANNFRVVDTWLEVTAVKEHPAAPLQYSLANNYPNPFNPTTVIRYSIAAGGQAAVRTRLKIYDVLGRLVATLVDDERQPGEYSVQWDARNAPSGVYFYRLQAGAFTEAKKLILTK; this is encoded by the coding sequence ATGAGTAAGATCCGGGATTTCTTTCCGAAACCTCCCGCCGGATTTTTCAACAAGGATAACACCTCCCGGCAGCATCTTCTTCCTCCGATGAAGACCGGACTCCCAGCGAACCTACCGGCTCACCGGGAGCGCGTTCAGTCACTCACGAACGCCGCCCGCATATTCCTCAGTCAACAGTGGACCGACACCGTCTGGACCAACATCGGGCGAGACAGCGCGGACTATGATGCGGATGGAAATGAAACCGCGCATTTGCATCAGGTCTGGAATGATAGCGGAAGCGTATGGGTCAACGACCAGCGGACCAGCACCGTCTGGGTGAACGGGCTGCCGGTCAGTTACGTCCTCCAGACCTGGAGCGGGAGCGCATGGATAAACTCTTCGGATATTTTATATACATACGATCTTCAGGGCCATCGCACAGGCTATTCGACTCAGAACTGGGGCGACAGCGTCTGGGTGAACGTCGATCAGGAGCTCTTCACCTTCGACGTGAACGGGCACCAAACAAGCCACACGTATCAGCACTGGAGCGACAGCGCATGGGCAAATCTCTCTCTGTTACTCTTCACCTACGACGCAAACGGGAATCAGTTAACCGCAACGGGGCAGACCTGGAACGGAAGCGCATGGGTAAATATCGTCCTTTTCAGTTCCACCTATGATCCGAACGGGCATGTGACGAACAATCTGACACAGAGCTGGAACGGAACCGCATGGGTGAACCAGTTTCAGGAATTCATCTCGTATGGCGCGAACGGTCTTCCGGTGGATGATTCGTCACAGACCTGGAACGGCACCGGATGGGTGGGCGAGGATCATCTGATCTTTACCTATGATCTGAGCGGGCATATGATCACCCGCGTGATTCAAGTGTTCTTTTTCAATAAATGGACCAATGATTCAAAGGATAGCGTCACGTATGACGGGAGCGGGCACGAAATCAATGTTCTGTCACAGGTGTGGTCGATAGACAGCATATGGGAGAATTACACACAGGAGACATACACCTACGATGCGTTTGGAAACCTCACGAGCGAGTTTCCCCAGACCTGGAACGGCAGCGCATGGGTGAACAGCGCCCTCTTCACATACACATTCGATTCAATCGGACGCAGCACCGGGATTTTGTTCCAGACCTGGAACGGAAGCGGCTGGGCGAATAATTTTAGGGTTGTCGACACTTGGCTGGAGGTGACCGCGGTGAAGGAGCATCCCGCCGCACCGCTGCAATACAGCCTGGCTAACAATTATCCCAATCCCTTCAACCCGACGACCGTTATTCGCTATTCCATAGCCGCAGGCGGGCAGGCTGCCGTGCGCACGCGATTGAAAATCTACGACGTACTTGGCCGATTGGTGGCAACCCTTGTCGACGATGAACGGCAGCCGGGAGAGTACAGCGTGCAGTGGGATGCGCGCAACGCGCCGAGCGGGGTCTACTTTTACAGGCTGCAGGCGGGGGCGTTCACCGAGGCGAAAAAACTGATCCTCACGAAGTGA
- a CDS encoding class I SAM-dependent methyltransferase codes for MNQEFSNVYEDRVRAEAYDRLEFAGTYFLAYRDLPAIIKNHIRGSKAIDFGCGTGRSTRFLRHLGFEVVGADISEQMLTLARKRDPDGEYRLVTDGNLDGFEANAYDLVLPAFTFDNVPTMERKVLLFKSLKRLLNRSGRIVSVVSSPEIYVNEWTSFSTKDFPGNRTAKTGEKVFVVMLDVDDRRPVEDIIWTDQDYLETYKLAGLAPAGTYRPLGKQTEPYNWISETRIAPWVIYVLEPDAATPFSGKS; via the coding sequence ATGAACCAGGAGTTCTCTAATGTCTACGAGGACAGGGTGCGCGCCGAGGCGTACGATCGCCTTGAATTCGCCGGGACATACTTCCTGGCGTACAGGGACCTGCCCGCCATCATTAAGAATCACATACGCGGTTCGAAGGCAATCGACTTCGGATGCGGGACGGGCCGGTCTACACGATTCTTGCGCCACTTGGGTTTTGAAGTTGTCGGCGCGGATATTTCAGAACAGATGCTCACACTGGCCCGGAAACGCGACCCGGACGGAGAGTATCGCCTTGTTACAGATGGCAACCTCGACGGGTTTGAGGCAAACGCCTATGATTTGGTATTGCCGGCATTCACCTTCGACAATGTCCCCACGATGGAGAGGAAGGTTCTGCTGTTCAAGTCCCTGAAGCGATTGCTCAATCGAAGCGGGCGTATCGTAAGTGTGGTTTCTTCGCCGGAGATCTATGTCAACGAATGGACATCGTTCTCCACGAAGGATTTTCCGGGGAACCGCACGGCGAAAACCGGAGAGAAAGTATTTGTTGTGATGCTCGATGTGGATGACCGCCGTCCGGTTGAGGACATCATCTGGACGGATCAGGACTACCTCGAAACATATAAACTCGCGGGGTTGGCGCCGGCCGGCACCTACAGGCCACTGGGGAAGCAAACTGAACCATACAATTGGATAAGTGAGACCAGGATCGCCCCCTGGGTCATCTACGTCCTGGAACCAGATGCCGCCACCCCTTTCTCAGGCAAATCGTAG
- a CDS encoding MFS transporter: MFMRIESRVSRNRPVHSPDFRRRRALNWLTLGLTYSAMYMGRYNLSFANKTLSDTFGWDKAQVGTIITAALTVYGFSALFNGFIADKIGGRRAMLIGVFGSVVFNVAFGLGAYLGVLGTGSLLLGYFATAWALNAYFQSYSALALIKVNSSWFHIRERGTFSAIFGSMIQGGRALIFVVGGVAVAVLPWQWVFFIPSAIMLVMGLLTYRFVRDAPEEAGHPVLDTEDASSGDTEKVSLKYLFKKVFTNPITVTIAGAEFCTGFVRHGFEQWFPRYMQEAQHLALNSTVFQTGAFIVVAAGIAGAFAAGMLSDWLFRSRRPPVAFIGYTLQIICLAVVWIAPGFNWIIAAFVLNSLAISMVHSMLSGTASMDFGGKRAAATATGMFDGMQYVGGAAVGSGMGWMLEKWGWGTWGPSMIGFAVIGAVLMLSLWNAVPSKKAAPAPVEPARILEPEIA, translated from the coding sequence ATGTTTATGCGAATCGAATCACGGGTCTCCCGTAACCGCCCGGTTCACAGCCCGGACTTCCGGCGCCGGCGCGCGCTTAACTGGTTGACCCTTGGATTGACCTACTCGGCAATGTACATGGGCAGGTACAATCTTTCTTTCGCGAACAAAACTCTCTCCGACACATTCGGCTGGGACAAAGCTCAGGTCGGGACGATCATCACAGCCGCATTGACCGTCTACGGATTCTCAGCGCTTTTTAACGGATTCATCGCCGATAAGATAGGGGGCCGCCGGGCCATGCTCATCGGAGTGTTTGGATCCGTTGTCTTCAACGTCGCTTTCGGGCTCGGCGCATATCTGGGCGTGCTTGGAACAGGCTCTCTCCTTCTTGGGTACTTTGCGACGGCGTGGGCGCTGAACGCGTACTTTCAATCCTACAGTGCGCTCGCACTCATCAAGGTAAATTCCAGCTGGTTTCACATTCGCGAGAGGGGAACATTTTCGGCGATCTTCGGGTCGATGATTCAGGGAGGACGGGCGCTCATTTTCGTCGTCGGCGGTGTCGCGGTCGCGGTCCTTCCATGGCAGTGGGTGTTCTTCATCCCCTCCGCAATCATGCTGGTGATGGGGTTGTTGACCTACCGGTTCGTTCGTGACGCGCCGGAAGAGGCGGGCCATCCGGTCCTCGATACCGAAGATGCGTCAAGCGGCGACACGGAGAAAGTCAGCCTTAAGTATCTCTTCAAGAAGGTCTTCACGAATCCGATCACGGTCACCATCGCGGGAGCGGAGTTCTGCACCGGTTTCGTGAGGCACGGATTCGAGCAGTGGTTCCCGCGCTACATGCAGGAGGCGCAGCACCTCGCTCTGAACTCGACGGTGTTCCAGACAGGCGCTTTCATCGTTGTCGCCGCGGGAATAGCCGGAGCGTTTGCCGCCGGCATGCTCTCCGATTGGCTGTTCCGGTCCCGCCGTCCCCCCGTCGCGTTTATCGGATACACCCTTCAGATCATCTGCCTTGCCGTCGTCTGGATTGCACCGGGATTCAACTGGATCATCGCGGCGTTCGTACTGAACTCGCTGGCGATCAGCATGGTTCACTCGATGCTTTCGGGTACCGCGTCGATGGATTTCGGCGGGAAACGCGCGGCTGCCACCGCCACGGGCATGTTCGACGGGATGCAATACGTCGGCGGCGCAGCGGTCGGATCAGGGATGGGGTGGATGCTTGAGAAGTGGGGATGGGGAACCTGGGGGCCGAGCATGATCGGATTCGCCGTCATAGGGGCGGTGCTCATGCTGAGTCTGTGGAACGCAGTGCCTTCGAAGAAAGCCGCCCCCGCCCCGGTCGAGCCTGCGCGTATCCTCGAGCCGGAGATTGCCTAG
- a CDS encoding sigma-54 dependent transcriptional regulator, producing MARILVADDHENTCITLGTILRNDGHEVKAVRSGRAAIHQVEHGTFDLVLTDLKLGDIDGIRVLGVIREISPDTPVVLMTAFGTIDSTVKAMKLGATDYLTKPIQGNQILAVVNNILSSANRSVRKSGDLPKCDEDDKLPTMIGQHPSILAVSRVIKEMSRVDIPVLILGESGTGKELVARSIHKLSQRSQKPYVAINCATLPDNLQESELFGHVKGAFTGAVDNKVGLFEEANGGTILLDEIGEMNLGTQAKLLRVLEDGEVRRVGGSGIIHVDTRVLSSTNENLSNLIKANKFREDLYFRLNVISILLPPLRERMSDLPELVMHFITKFGSKYHRNVKGITAQALERLKTYDWPGNIRELENTLKGAVILSKSDRIDIGDLGQIEKNHVDRGASRSIVDAERRLILQTLEETSWNNNLAAIKLGMSPTTLWRRMKKFGLKDPR from the coding sequence ATGGCGAGGATCCTCGTTGCGGACGACCATGAAAACACCTGCATCACGCTGGGAACCATCCTGAGGAATGACGGTCATGAAGTCAAGGCCGTCCGGTCGGGGCGCGCGGCCATACACCAGGTCGAGCACGGGACGTTCGACTTGGTGCTGACAGATTTGAAGCTTGGCGACATCGACGGGATCAGGGTGCTGGGCGTGATCCGCGAAATTTCGCCGGACACTCCTGTGGTGCTGATGACCGCGTTCGGTACGATCGATTCAACGGTCAAGGCGATGAAATTGGGGGCCACCGATTACCTGACCAAACCCATCCAGGGAAACCAGATACTGGCGGTGGTGAACAACATTCTTTCGAGTGCGAACAGATCGGTCCGCAAATCGGGGGACCTGCCGAAATGCGACGAGGACGATAAACTGCCGACCATGATCGGCCAACACCCCTCTATCCTTGCCGTGTCAAGAGTCATCAAAGAAATGTCCCGGGTGGATATCCCCGTGCTCATCCTCGGAGAAAGCGGCACGGGGAAGGAACTGGTCGCCAGATCCATCCACAAGCTGAGCCAGCGGTCGCAAAAGCCCTACGTGGCCATCAACTGTGCAACTCTGCCCGACAACCTGCAGGAGAGCGAGCTTTTTGGGCACGTGAAGGGGGCATTCACCGGAGCGGTGGACAACAAGGTCGGGCTGTTTGAAGAGGCAAACGGCGGCACGATCCTCCTCGATGAGATCGGTGAGATGAATCTGGGAACGCAGGCGAAACTGTTACGCGTGCTCGAGGATGGCGAGGTCCGCCGGGTTGGAGGGAGCGGAATCATTCATGTCGACACCCGGGTGTTATCGAGCACGAACGAGAACTTGTCGAACCTGATCAAAGCAAACAAGTTCCGGGAAGATCTCTACTTCAGGCTCAACGTCATAAGCATCCTGTTGCCGCCGTTGCGGGAGAGAATGAGCGACCTGCCGGAGCTGGTGATGCATTTCATCACGAAATTCGGATCGAAATACCATCGTAACGTCAAAGGGATAACAGCGCAAGCGCTGGAGAGATTGAAGACGTACGACTGGCCGGGCAATATCCGGGAGCTTGAGAACACTCTCAAGGGCGCCGTCATCCTCAGCAAATCGGACAGAATCGACATCGGGGACCTGGGACAGATCGAAAAAAACCATGTCGACCGGGGTGCGTCGCGTTCAATTGTTGACGCGGAGAGAAGGCTTATCCTGCAGACACTTGAAGAGACGAGCTGGAATAATAACCTGGCAGCAATAAAACTGGGGATGAGTCCCACCACCCTTTGGCGAAGGATGAAAAAGTTCGGATTGAAAGACCCGCGCTGA
- a CDS encoding ATP-binding protein — MKRTGRAIAREYQLEDAGIELHIPGGESYATTVWDADFFKRVHAPALPEALEGFLRQLNHWLPSRHIALYVLQRGHLSLLISCDEAVRCGYIEKIQYLQLQEEFQKDIVFDSGLAMERFFRVPPGGHVTFAPLRLENVVKGVAVFVQEEEGRPSPHAIDSLSPSMTSIAALLSSVDLLDREQRRLSLLSVISKISERVEMLVEEGRLYKDIVNLIQKYFGYDHVAIYTLEKNEAALVLRAKAGKFNKIIPRDQIIPLGQGIISWVVKHDKTLLSNNVRNNPFFLNWTPDLITTEAELCVPVHVDKQIIGVLNIEHRESLYFDKDDTDSMELLADRIGIAIYNSRLYSNLQRSNAHLQEIVSSMGQGLMVVNLKSNIDWVNETMEKWGYGDLVGSPFSALFKTDPQRLKSDLIQRTLAEGTIHREVVKGRNDRYIVVITAPVLDGVGQPARVLAVIDDITASVQSQSELQRAKQELEAAQRLNSLGELAASIAHEIRNPLNAMIQAVDILEIDPELPGSQKRLLNVLKEESKSLNEILSSYLSRARFKESYFDLWDLETIVRQVVSLLSIDASLAERIRFIVDLPGSLPPLRLDATSIKQLFLNLFLNAIDSIEGPGEVRVAAGQAGRTIRVQVSDTGCGIAAGVLPKIFDPFFTTKDRGTGLGLAVVKRIVERHGWDIEVQSKQLAGTQFTLIVPSNAGVA; from the coding sequence GTGAAAAGAACCGGTAGAGCTATCGCACGCGAGTACCAGTTGGAGGATGCGGGAATCGAGCTGCACATTCCCGGCGGCGAATCGTATGCAACCACCGTATGGGACGCCGATTTTTTCAAGCGGGTGCACGCCCCCGCGCTTCCGGAGGCTCTTGAAGGATTCCTCAGGCAGCTGAACCACTGGTTGCCATCCCGTCACATCGCACTCTATGTGTTGCAACGAGGCCATCTTTCCTTGTTGATCTCGTGCGATGAGGCGGTCCGGTGCGGTTATATTGAGAAGATTCAATACCTGCAACTGCAGGAGGAGTTTCAGAAGGATATCGTCTTCGATTCGGGCCTCGCAATGGAACGTTTTTTTCGAGTTCCGCCGGGCGGGCACGTGACGTTCGCGCCGTTGAGGCTCGAGAACGTCGTCAAGGGAGTCGCGGTCTTTGTTCAGGAGGAGGAGGGCCGGCCTTCTCCGCATGCCATTGATTCGTTGAGCCCGAGCATGACAAGCATCGCCGCGCTTCTCTCCTCGGTGGACTTGCTCGACAGGGAGCAACGGCGCCTCTCCCTTCTGAGCGTCATAAGCAAGATATCCGAACGCGTTGAAATGCTGGTTGAGGAGGGGCGGCTGTATAAGGATATCGTCAATCTCATCCAGAAGTACTTCGGCTATGACCACGTCGCAATTTACACGCTGGAAAAGAACGAAGCGGCCCTGGTCCTGAGGGCAAAGGCGGGCAAATTCAACAAGATAATTCCCCGGGATCAGATTATTCCCCTGGGACAGGGGATCATCAGCTGGGTTGTCAAACACGACAAGACCCTCCTTTCGAACAACGTCCGCAACAACCCCTTTTTCCTGAATTGGACGCCGGACCTGATCACGACCGAGGCAGAACTCTGTGTTCCCGTTCATGTCGATAAACAAATCATCGGCGTCCTGAATATCGAGCACCGGGAATCTCTCTATTTCGACAAGGACGACACCGATTCAATGGAGCTTCTGGCCGACAGGATCGGGATCGCCATTTATAATTCCCGGCTCTACTCAAACCTGCAGAGGAGCAACGCGCATTTGCAGGAGATCGTTTCGTCGATGGGACAGGGTCTGATGGTGGTGAACCTCAAATCAAACATCGATTGGGTCAACGAAACCATGGAGAAGTGGGGTTACGGCGATCTCGTCGGATCCCCGTTCAGCGCCTTGTTCAAGACAGATCCCCAACGGCTCAAGAGCGATCTCATTCAGCGCACGCTCGCCGAAGGCACGATCCATCGCGAGGTCGTCAAGGGCCGTAACGACCGCTATATCGTCGTGATCACCGCACCCGTCCTGGACGGTGTGGGACAGCCGGCCCGGGTCCTTGCGGTCATCGACGATATCACCGCCTCTGTGCAAAGCCAGTCCGAGCTGCAGCGCGCGAAGCAGGAACTCGAGGCGGCACAGCGCCTGAACAGCCTCGGCGAGCTCGCGGCAAGTATCGCTCACGAGATCCGGAACCCGCTGAACGCGATGATCCAGGCTGTGGATATTCTCGAAATCGATCCGGAATTGCCCGGCTCACAGAAGCGGCTGCTGAACGTGCTGAAGGAAGAGAGCAAGAGCCTGAATGAGATTCTCAGTTCCTACCTTTCCCGGGCCCGCTTTAAAGAATCCTATTTTGACCTCTGGGACCTCGAGACAATCGTCAGGCAGGTTGTCTCTCTCCTGAGCATCGACGCCTCGCTGGCAGAGCGCATCAGGTTCATCGTCGACCTGCCGGGATCTCTTCCCCCGCTCAGGCTGGATGCTACTTCCATTAAGCAGCTGTTCCTCAACCTGTTTCTCAATGCGATCGATTCCATCGAGGGGCCGGGAGAAGTGAGAGTCGCCGCCGGCCAGGCGGGCCGGACAATTCGTGTCCAGGTCAGCGATACCGGCTGCGGCATCGCGGCCGGTGTTCTCCCAAAAATCTTCGACCCATTCTTCACGACAAAGGACCGGGGCACGGGGCTGGGACTCGCCGTGGTGAAAAGAATAGTGGAACGCCACGGGTGGGATATTGAAGTGCAAAGCAAACAGCTGGCGGGCACGCAGTTCACGTTGATCGTTCCGAGTAATGCGGGGGTGGCCTGA